The DNA segment TGCGCGCGACGTCGATCTTGCGAGCCATGTCGGTCAGCTTGTGCTGGACGAGCTGCCGGGAGATCAGCGGTCTGCCGAAGGTTTCCCTGAGCCTGCACCATTCGACGGTCAGGTCCAGTGCACGCTGGGCGGTGGCGTATGCCTGCACCGCAAGTGAAAGCCGCTCCGCGACGAACTGGGTCGCGATCTGGGCGAAGCCACTGTTCTCCGCGCCGATCAGGTTCTCAACCGGAACTCGTACATCCACATAGGACAGCTCAGCGGTGTCGGAACAGTGCCAGCCCATTTTGCTCAGTGCGCGGGTGACGGTGAATCCCGGTGTGCCACGCTCGACGACAAGCAGCGAAAGCCCGTGCGCGCCCTGCTCGCCTGTCCGCACGGCGGTGGTGACGAAGTCCGCTCTGCACCCCGACGTGATGAAGGTCTTCGCGCCGTTGACGAGGTAGTGGTCGCCGTCGCGGCGCGCGGTCGTGCGCACGGACGCGACGTCGGACCCACCGTCGGGCTCGGTGATGGCGAGCGCGCCGATGAGCCTGCCTTCGAGAGTGGGCCGCACCCAGGTGGCGAGTTGTTGCTCCACCCCGGCTTCGACCAGGTGCGGTACGGCGATGCCGCAGGTGAACAGCGAGGCGACCAGTCCGCCCGAGCCTCCCGCGTAGTGGATCTCCTCGGTCACGGTGAGCGCGTCGAGGAAGTCCCCGCCGCCCCCTCCGGCCTGTTCGGGGAAGGCCGCGCCGAGCAGTCCCAGCTCCCCTGCCTTGCGGTGCAGTTCGCGAGGCAGTTCGCCGTCGCTTTCCCACTGGGCGAGGTGAGGAAGGATCTCGGTCTCGGTGAACCGCCTTGCCGTCTCCCTGAGCGCGGCGCGTTCCGCGGTGGCGAGCGGGCCGGTCACAGCAGCACCTCCGGGATGTCGATGTGGCGGGCACGCAGCCACTCGCCAACCGCCTTCGCCTGCGGGTCGAATCGTGCTTGCGCGGCAACGCCTTCGCCGAGCAGGCCCTCGACGACGAAGTTGAGGGCGAACAGGTTCGGCAGCATGTGCCGATGCACGGTGAGGCCGTCCGTTTCGGGCAGCAGCCGTCGTAGCTCGCCGACGGTGAGCGTGGTGGCGAGCCAGCGCCATTCGTCAGGCGAGCGCACCCAGACCCCGATGTTGGCGTTGCCGCCTTTGTCTCCGCTACGCGCGCCCGCGATCGTGCCGAGCGCGACCTTGCGGCGCGGCCCATCCGGCAACGCGGGCGGTAGCTCGGGCTCGGGTAGCGGGCTCAGCCGCGTGGTGTCCCTTGCCGGTTCGATGGCCGTCGTGGTGCCGTCGGCGAGTACGGCGACGTGCCCGACCTCGCCCGCGTCGACGTACGCCTCGGTATAGACCCCGTAGGGAGCGGCTTTGCCCGGCGGCGCTGTGACGTGAAAGCCGGGGATGCTGGCAAGCGCCAGCTCGATGGCCGCTCCGCTGAACGCGCGGCCCACTACGTCGGCTTCGGCGTCCTTGACCGCGCAGCGCAGGAACGCGCTCGCGGTTTCCTGGGTGTCGGCGTCGGCGTGGTCGGTGCGGGCGAGCGTCCAGCGCACCTCGGACGGCGGCTTCGCGGCGAGCGCACCGGTGAGCTGTTCGCGGACGAGCCGGGCTTTGTCCTCGATGTCGAGTCCGGTGAGGACGAAGGTCACCTCGTTACGGAAACCACCGAGCGCGTTGCGGCACACTTTCAGCGTGGGTGGTGGCGGTTCACCTCGGACACCGCTGAGCCGCACCCTGTTTTCGCCGTCCTGCTGGAGCTGGATGGTGTCGAACCTGGCTGTGACATCGGGCCCCGCGTACCGGGCGCCGCCGATCTCGTACAGCAGCTGGGCAGTCACGGTGCCGACATCGACGACACCGCCGGTGCCGGGGTGTTTGGTGATGACGCTGGAGCCGTCGGCGCTGATCTCGGCGATCGGGAATCCCGGCGTGCCGATGGCGTGCTCGGTGAAAAACGCGTAGTTGCCGCCGGTGGCCTGCGCGCCACACTCGATGACGTGCCCCGCGGCGACTGCCCCCGCCAGCGCGTCGTAATCGTCGCGGGACCAGCCGAAGTGCGCGGCGGCTGGACCGACGATGACCGAGGCGTCGGTGACCCTGCCGGTGACGACGACGTCGGCGCCCTCGGTGAGGCATTCCGCGATGCCCCACGCGCCGAGGTAGGCGTTCGCGGTGAGCGGGCTGCCGAGCCCCAGTTCGGCTGCCCTCGGCAGCAGGTCGTCGCCCTCGACGTGGGCGACGGTGACGTCGATGCCGAGCCGGTCGGCGAGTTCCCGGATCCGGGCGGCCAGACCGGCCGGGTTGAGTCCGCCCGCGTTGCTGACGATCTTGACGCCGTTGTCCTTCGCCAGTCCCAGTCCCTCTTCCAGCTGGCGCAGGAAGGTTTTCGCGTAGCCGAGCGAGGGATCCTTGAGCCGGTCACGGCCGAGGATGAGCATGGTCAGCTCGGCGAGGTAGTCGCCGGTGAGCACGTCGAGCGGGCCGCCGGTAAGCATGTCGCGCATCGCCGAGAAGCGGTCGCCGTAGAACCCCGACGCGTTGCCGATCCTGATCGGTGCCTCGCGGGCCGTCACGCGAACTGGCCCTCGCGCCTGCCCTGCCCTGGCTGGCCCGCGAACGCCTGCGCGATACGCAGCCATTCCCGCGCGTCGGCGCCTTCGGCTTCGACGTCGGTGTCGCCGGGATGCCTGCGCTGGGTGACGATGTGGCAGAAGCCGGTCGCGCTTCCGGTGACGCGTTGGGTCGCGTCGCCGGGGCCGAAGGTCCAGGTGTCGCCGTCGGGCGCGGTCAGCTCGACCCGGAACGGTTCGGCAGGCGGAGCCAGCGAGTGCAGCTGGAAGGCGAAGTCCCTTGTGCGCACGCCGAAGCGGGCGATGTGCCACAGCCGGGCGCTCTGGCGCCGGTCGAGGCCCAGCGCGTCGGCGATGTCCTGGCCGTGTGCCCAGGTTTCCATCATGCGGGCGGTTGCCATGGATGCCGGGCTCATGGCAGGGCCGTACCAGGGCAAT comes from the Prauserella marina genome and includes:
- a CDS encoding acyl-CoA dehydrogenase family protein; translated protein: MTGPLATAERAALRETARRFTETEILPHLAQWESDGELPRELHRKAGELGLLGAAFPEQAGGGGGDFLDALTVTEEIHYAGGSGGLVASLFTCGIAVPHLVEAGVEQQLATWVRPTLEGRLIGALAITEPDGGSDVASVRTTARRDGDHYLVNGAKTFITSGCRADFVTTAVRTGEQGAHGLSLLVVERGTPGFTVTRALSKMGWHCSDTAELSYVDVRVPVENLIGAENSGFAQIATQFVAERLSLAVQAYATAQRALDLTVEWCRLRETFGRPLISRQLVQHKLTDMARKIDVARTYTRHIAQRHVEGDEVVAEACFAKNTAVEAGEWVANEAVQLHGGLGYLTGTEVERHYRDMRILGIGGGTNEILAGLAAKRLGYTS
- a CDS encoding acyclic terpene utilization AtuA family protein, translating into MRDMLTGGPLDVLTGDYLAELTMLILGRDRLKDPSLGYAKTFLRQLEEGLGLAKDNGVKIVSNAGGLNPAGLAARIRELADRLGIDVTVAHVEGDDLLPRAAELGLGSPLTANAYLGAWGIAECLTEGADVVVTGRVTDASVIVGPAAAHFGWSRDDYDALAGAVAAGHVIECGAQATGGNYAFFTEHAIGTPGFPIAEISADGSSVITKHPGTGGVVDVGTVTAQLLYEIGGARYAGPDVTARFDTIQLQQDGENRVRLSGVRGEPPPPTLKVCRNALGGFRNEVTFVLTGLDIEDKARLVREQLTGALAAKPPSEVRWTLARTDHADADTQETASAFLRCAVKDAEADVVGRAFSGAAIELALASIPGFHVTAPPGKAAPYGVYTEAYVDAGEVGHVAVLADGTTTAIEPARDTTRLSPLPEPELPPALPDGPRRKVALGTIAGARSGDKGGNANIGVWVRSPDEWRWLATTLTVGELRRLLPETDGLTVHRHMLPNLFALNFVVEGLLGEGVAAQARFDPQAKAVGEWLRARHIDIPEVLL
- a CDS encoding TIGR03084 family metal-binding protein, with translation MADLDAILGDLDAESQEVDAMVAGLPDAAWATATPADGWTVAHQIAHLAWTDEKALISATTPGEFGEELKRALLAGERYVDEGAAEHAGDPPGALLARWRERRDQLRGALAAFPAGEKLPWYGPAMSPASMATARMMETWAHGQDIADALGLDRRQSARLWHIARFGVRTRDFAFQLHSLAPPAEPFRVELTAPDGDTWTFGPGDATQRVTGSATGFCHIVTQRRHPGDTDVEAEGADAREWLRIAQAFAGQPGQGRREGQFA